One region of Rhizobium sp. WYJ-E13 genomic DNA includes:
- a CDS encoding O-antigen ligase, with amino-acid sequence MSIYGLRITSGPAITWRSIECWGAGICLFLQTGALFPLLLSDPDGGLSDHSKSLLRLVSLPVYAFTIMILTRNLPLFLMALRRNLLLPLITLLPFLSILWSISPSLSLRRAVGLLFTVLLAYVLAMRFTPRQLLLLVFATLGTCIVLSLAMFAVAPHLARMPMDSEMRGIFINKNSLGWYSSIMILAATVVLIDGTLGLRRTAFILLAASGICLVASGSMTATIATASAFCLIGFYSALQRSSGIGRILLILLFVQLAAGLLISLHEFLVPFLEALGKDATLTGRVPLWELVDRQIASHLMFGFGYQAFWTEANPGAWSIWSEILWMAPHAHNGYRDAMLSFGIIGTAFFVLLLLRAVRQGAILQCRDPQYGWLWLNVFTVMILVMNLTESIFLIQNDAIFILFSTALIMFSLHVPVVSAEADQGWQMPMTAPDPSIP; translated from the coding sequence ATGAGCATATACGGTCTTAGAATTACAAGCGGGCCGGCCATCACTTGGCGAAGCATAGAATGCTGGGGAGCCGGTATATGCCTCTTCCTGCAGACGGGCGCGCTTTTTCCGCTTTTACTATCAGATCCGGACGGAGGGTTGAGCGATCACTCCAAGTCGCTGCTGCGCCTCGTCAGCCTACCCGTGTATGCATTTACAATAATGATCCTGACAAGAAATCTACCGCTCTTCCTCATGGCGCTGAGACGCAATCTGCTCCTCCCCCTGATCACCCTGCTGCCGTTTTTGTCCATCTTGTGGTCGATCAGTCCATCGCTCAGTCTGCGGCGCGCAGTCGGCCTGTTGTTTACCGTGCTTCTTGCCTACGTGCTGGCAATGCGCTTCACGCCGAGACAGCTGCTTTTGCTGGTCTTCGCGACTTTGGGAACGTGTATCGTACTGAGCCTGGCGATGTTCGCAGTGGCGCCTCATCTTGCCCGTATGCCCATGGACAGCGAGATGCGGGGCATCTTCATCAACAAGAACAGCCTCGGCTGGTATTCGAGCATCATGATACTGGCGGCGACTGTCGTGCTGATCGACGGCACTCTCGGCTTGCGGCGAACCGCATTTATTCTGCTGGCTGCGAGCGGGATTTGTCTTGTTGCTTCAGGATCGATGACTGCGACGATTGCGACTGCCTCGGCATTTTGCCTGATCGGATTCTATTCAGCCCTGCAGAGAAGCAGCGGCATCGGTCGCATCCTCCTCATCCTGCTGTTCGTTCAGCTCGCGGCTGGCCTTCTCATCTCGCTTCACGAGTTCCTGGTTCCGTTCCTCGAAGCGCTCGGTAAGGACGCCACTTTGACAGGTCGCGTACCGTTGTGGGAGCTTGTCGACCGCCAGATTGCCAGCCACTTGATGTTCGGCTTCGGCTATCAGGCGTTTTGGACGGAAGCTAACCCCGGAGCATGGTCCATCTGGTCCGAAATCCTGTGGATGGCGCCTCACGCCCATAACGGTTACCGCGACGCGATGCTCAGTTTCGGCATCATCGGCACGGCCTTCTTTGTTCTGCTGCTTTTGCGTGCAGTGCGCCAGGGGGCGATTCTTCAATGCCGCGATCCGCAATATGGCTGGCTCTGGCTCAATGTCTTCACCGTCATGATCTTGGTGATGAACCTGACCGAGAGCATTTTTCTGATCCAGAATGATGCCATTTTCATTCTGTTCAGCACGGCTCTCATCATGTTCTCGCTGCATGTGCCCGTCGTCTCGGCAGAGGCCGATCAAGGGTGGCAGATGCCCATGACAGCGCCGGATCCATCAATCCCATGA
- a CDS encoding nitrous oxide reductase family maturation protein NosD translates to MRPRFTLSCCVLLAALSPRLGHTSSLSSDADAPDIMRKAIQAATCAEAAPGALSDELKGILSGDAVTGTAAGRTIFYVSPAGKDTWSGRHPEPNATDGPFASIERARDAAREAGGQRMIAMEGGDYYLARPVVFDARDKGLVITARCNQTPVLHGGPLVNNWVSQTAGRWTAPLRLPTDEAVGDLFVNGVRQTLARFPNAPSDGDPRKGWLFAAKCNPAIDQWEGNTRFCYHAGDVPTLEGASGLVVNIVGGFKPGSQWGSDTLPVVSIDAATRTVQTKGTSYFFTAEGSRYFLTGAAFLDAPGEWRYNVAAGQLDYIPAEGLSPHSTVVAGVLPTFFRLESADEMVVSGLQFRDGAPEGSGKFYTDTRGFGAIRLENANGVRLLGNLVENVGVGIHVSESSDVLIAANVIGDIAGNGIYVGTTYGSFGKSNDVRILSNHIHDIGKVYFETAGIWFQAGDGIRIANNLIENTAQFGIAGGSLWGTQDAVHDAIIEHNVVRNANQQTADGGAIKMMGEQADLLNSTIRYNLVTGTGHLMNRADGTFWPAGYENINEWPSPISWAIYTDGKASGVRIEGNTLSGNVCAIGINGGWNNLVTGNTISNGSGAAFRVDDGTGWGWHPPWAVPNRIEDNIVSIDNSNGVAAFVYAPDHGTGSVQFARNRYSGNLNNKSFRIDPAIMRWGVFGSLADLQRAGADRDSVFHSSQ, encoded by the coding sequence ATGAGACCTCGCTTCACACTGTCCTGTTGCGTACTGCTTGCAGCGCTCTCACCGCGCCTGGGTCATACTTCGTCGCTGAGTTCGGACGCAGACGCGCCCGACATCATGCGTAAGGCAATCCAGGCAGCGACCTGCGCCGAGGCCGCGCCAGGCGCATTGTCGGACGAACTCAAGGGAATTCTCTCTGGTGATGCGGTGACCGGCACAGCCGCGGGACGCACGATATTCTATGTGTCGCCCGCCGGCAAAGACACTTGGAGCGGCCGTCATCCCGAACCAAATGCCACGGACGGCCCCTTTGCCAGCATCGAGCGCGCGCGCGATGCTGCGCGCGAAGCAGGGGGGCAGCGCATGATTGCCATGGAGGGTGGAGATTATTATCTAGCCCGCCCCGTTGTCTTCGATGCCAGAGACAAGGGTCTGGTCATCACGGCGAGATGCAACCAGACACCTGTCCTGCATGGCGGTCCACTTGTGAATAACTGGGTGTCACAGACTGCCGGACGCTGGACGGCGCCATTGCGCTTGCCGACGGACGAGGCCGTCGGTGATCTCTTCGTCAACGGGGTTCGCCAGACCCTGGCCCGTTTTCCGAACGCTCCTTCCGACGGAGATCCGCGCAAGGGATGGCTGTTTGCCGCCAAATGCAATCCGGCGATTGACCAATGGGAAGGCAATACGCGCTTTTGCTATCATGCCGGCGACGTCCCGACGCTTGAAGGCGCATCAGGGCTTGTCGTCAACATTGTCGGTGGCTTCAAGCCTGGAAGCCAATGGGGCAGCGACACACTGCCGGTCGTTTCGATCGACGCTGCAACGCGGACCGTTCAAACCAAGGGCACCAGCTACTTCTTCACTGCAGAAGGCAGCCGCTATTTCTTGACAGGAGCAGCGTTTCTCGACGCGCCCGGAGAATGGCGCTACAATGTTGCAGCAGGCCAGCTCGACTATATCCCGGCCGAGGGACTGTCACCTCATTCTACTGTTGTGGCCGGTGTGCTGCCGACATTCTTCCGGCTGGAGAGTGCCGATGAGATGGTCGTATCAGGGCTCCAGTTTCGTGACGGAGCGCCTGAAGGCAGCGGTAAGTTCTATACCGATACCAGAGGGTTCGGCGCCATACGGCTTGAAAACGCCAACGGTGTCAGGCTGCTCGGAAATCTCGTCGAAAATGTCGGCGTCGGCATCCATGTGTCTGAGAGCAGCGATGTTCTGATTGCCGCTAATGTGATCGGAGATATCGCCGGCAACGGCATCTATGTCGGCACCACCTATGGCAGCTTCGGCAAATCGAACGACGTCAGAATTCTGTCGAACCATATCCATGACATCGGAAAGGTCTATTTCGAGACTGCAGGCATATGGTTCCAGGCAGGCGACGGTATCCGGATCGCCAATAACCTGATCGAAAATACCGCACAATTCGGGATCGCCGGCGGCTCCCTTTGGGGCACCCAGGATGCAGTCCACGACGCGATCATCGAACACAATGTCGTGCGCAACGCCAATCAGCAGACAGCCGACGGCGGCGCCATCAAGATGATGGGCGAGCAGGCCGACCTGCTGAACAGCACCATCCGCTACAATCTCGTCACCGGAACAGGGCACCTCATGAACAGGGCCGATGGCACTTTCTGGCCTGCGGGATACGAAAATATCAATGAATGGCCGTCTCCGATCAGCTGGGCGATCTACACTGATGGCAAGGCGAGTGGCGTGCGCATCGAAGGAAACACTCTTTCCGGCAATGTCTGTGCGATCGGCATCAACGGCGGCTGGAATAACCTGGTGACAGGAAACACCATCTCAAACGGCTCGGGCGCGGCCTTCCGCGTGGACGACGGCACCGGTTGGGGATGGCATCCGCCGTGGGCCGTCCCCAACCGGATAGAGGACAATATCGTCTCGATCGATAACAGCAACGGGGTCGCAGCCTTCGTCTACGCGCCTGATCACGGGACTGGATCCGTACAGTTCGCGCGCAACCGCTACAGCGGCAATCTGAACAACAAGAGCTTTCGGATCGATCCGGCGATCATGCGCTGGGGTGTTTTTGGCAGCCTGGCTGATCTTCAGAGAGCCGGTGCGGACCGGGACAGTGTTTTCCACTCGTCCCAATGA
- a CDS encoding phytanoyl-CoA dioxygenase family protein yields MVNSTAVNSTDELRVPAREPSRVPGMTSRLQDDLSADGYIVIRDVLTPQQVETLRRVAKQYLRSGGKYLYGGKFQLHAMYAVEEVASFMTSDTILNRLKEITQPLDAVLTGECDLMINTTSSWHNDVPHHPRCVDGSIFSDESFRVYKIAFYLQDQAENSRLTLKVRPRSHLKGLTQGLPAKSLGVRAGDAIIFDVRIEHAGQMPTLVDRGLRKLCQRIGPWFRLDVQRAFTSTRSIIRRFGRTPDRIAVFMTFGPSEAETYSYAEEGRHRHPGVRGTLSAEVLAQLTVNNIVPPIIGMPVSH; encoded by the coding sequence ATGGTTAATTCAACAGCGGTGAATTCAACAGACGAATTACGGGTGCCGGCCAGAGAGCCTTCAAGGGTACCCGGCATGACCAGCCGACTGCAGGACGATTTGAGCGCTGATGGCTATATCGTCATCAGAGACGTCCTGACGCCTCAGCAGGTGGAAACATTACGGCGGGTCGCCAAACAGTATCTGAGGTCCGGCGGCAAGTATCTGTACGGTGGGAAATTTCAGCTTCATGCCATGTATGCCGTAGAGGAAGTCGCAAGCTTCATGACTTCCGACACGATCCTCAATCGTCTCAAGGAAATTACGCAACCGCTCGATGCCGTCCTTACAGGTGAATGCGATCTCATGATCAACACGACATCGTCGTGGCATAACGACGTACCTCACCATCCTCGCTGCGTTGATGGAAGTATCTTCTCGGACGAGAGTTTCAGGGTCTACAAGATCGCGTTCTACCTGCAGGATCAGGCCGAAAATTCGCGATTGACATTGAAGGTTCGACCAAGATCCCATCTCAAGGGCCTGACCCAGGGCTTGCCGGCGAAGAGCCTTGGTGTACGCGCGGGCGACGCCATCATCTTCGATGTGCGTATCGAACATGCGGGGCAAATGCCGACACTCGTTGACAGGGGTCTGCGCAAGCTATGTCAGCGGATCGGACCGTGGTTTCGCCTGGATGTTCAGCGGGCTTTCACTTCAACACGATCGATCATCCGACGGTTCGGCAGAACGCCTGACCGTATCGCGGTCTTCATGACATTTGGTCCGTCAGAGGCGGAGACCTATTCCTATGCCGAGGAAGGCCGCCATCGCCATCCCGGTGTTCGGGGCACGCTCAGCGCAGAGGTATTGGCGCAGCTCACGGTCAACAATATTGTCCCGCCCATTATCGGGATGCCCGTATCGCACTGA
- a CDS encoding WecB/TagA/CpsF family glycosyltransferase: MRNSAAARGQTSGFHPKGSLEWTNVLGVRISAVNLKSATGLIEKAIEDGKREYVCVRDAHGVVRCQKDPELRSIHNRAFLVTPDGMPLVWALRHAGHVESDRVYGPDLMLSVFEAGRSKGLRHFLYGATTQTLEQLEARLIAKFPEARIVGSYAPPFRDLSRQEETDIADRINLSGADIIWVGLSSPKQELWMARMRDRLDASVLIGVGAAFDFHAGLKRQAPRFIQRSGFEWAFRLLCEPRRLWRRYALVVPTFISLTAFQRLGIREFPLEDPVSGSGASGQRL; this comes from the coding sequence ATGAGAAATTCAGCAGCAGCCAGAGGCCAGACTTCAGGCTTTCATCCAAAGGGCTCCCTGGAGTGGACGAATGTCCTTGGTGTTCGAATTTCGGCAGTCAATCTCAAGAGTGCGACCGGACTGATCGAAAAGGCGATTGAAGACGGCAAGAGAGAATATGTGTGTGTTCGTGACGCGCACGGTGTCGTGCGGTGTCAAAAAGATCCCGAACTTCGATCTATCCATAATCGTGCATTCCTCGTGACCCCCGACGGCATGCCGTTGGTGTGGGCGTTAAGACATGCTGGCCACGTGGAGAGCGACAGGGTCTACGGGCCGGATCTGATGCTATCTGTTTTCGAGGCCGGCAGATCGAAAGGCTTGCGTCACTTCCTCTACGGCGCAACGACCCAGACGCTGGAGCAGCTGGAGGCTCGACTTATCGCAAAATTCCCGGAAGCCCGGATCGTCGGCTCCTATGCGCCGCCCTTTCGTGACCTCTCGCGGCAAGAGGAAACGGATATTGCTGACCGGATCAATCTGTCAGGCGCGGATATCATCTGGGTCGGGCTGAGCAGTCCCAAGCAGGAACTCTGGATGGCGCGTATGCGCGACCGTCTGGACGCTTCGGTTCTCATCGGAGTCGGAGCTGCCTTCGATTTCCACGCCGGCCTCAAGCGGCAGGCTCCAAGGTTCATTCAGAGAAGTGGCTTCGAATGGGCGTTTCGTCTCCTATGTGAGCCGCGACGGCTGTGGCGGCGCTATGCGCTCGTCGTGCCGACCTTCATCTCACTGACTGCCTTTCAGAGACTGGGGATTCGGGAGTTTCCGCTCGAAGACCCTGTTTCTGGGTCGGGTGCGTCGGGACAAAGGCTGTAG
- a CDS encoding sugar transferase, protein MSLLAPSAMTSGPSKVANTNDASSRAAPAGSVPPITAAKTVEPLRQAGLNMPVALRRRFSRLATSSVLVAGDIAAYLIAYFALLSFLPDGSAGTVLERAFALAALATIVLYVSAGLYPGYRLHDHEHLRRRTIAAFKVAVLAALGAILLPEGERLLLAVIGFLGLGLIVQPVMHWLARGLCWRLGIWGERAVIIGGRNLTPALMAHFKDHWKYGIRPEPFSPDAPEVSSDSAPSIALIAGDTSSLVADLAAMRRKYSEVILLSDTPSLKINGLRPADVGGEIGVRLTSSGSSVNSDLVRRILDLAIAIPATIVVAPFIAIAAAAIYAIDPGPVFFRHAREGLSGKPVHVLKLRTMYQDAEQRLEALFRENPAMRAEWLAHFKLKNDPRVLPVIGHLLRSSSFDELPQLANIIAGEMAIVGPRPFPEYHLLAMDGEFRDKRRSVTPGLTGLWQISERSNADIELQQQLDEFYIDNRSLWFDCQILLSTIPAVFKRRGAY, encoded by the coding sequence ATGTCCTTACTTGCGCCGTCAGCAATGACATCGGGTCCGTCGAAGGTAGCCAACACGAATGACGCATCCTCGCGAGCAGCGCCGGCAGGCTCTGTTCCCCCCATAACGGCCGCCAAGACCGTCGAACCGCTAAGGCAGGCGGGGCTGAATATGCCAGTTGCGCTACGGCGCCGGTTTTCTCGGCTTGCAACATCGTCGGTCTTGGTTGCCGGCGACATTGCCGCCTATCTGATCGCCTATTTTGCTCTCCTTTCCTTCCTTCCCGATGGTTCGGCGGGCACGGTATTGGAGCGTGCTTTCGCCCTCGCGGCACTGGCAACCATCGTTCTCTATGTATCGGCCGGCCTCTACCCCGGCTATCGTCTTCATGACCACGAACATCTGCGGCGTCGCACGATCGCCGCCTTCAAGGTGGCCGTTCTCGCGGCGCTCGGAGCAATCCTCCTGCCGGAAGGAGAACGACTGCTGCTCGCCGTCATCGGCTTCCTCGGCCTCGGACTGATTGTCCAGCCTGTCATGCATTGGCTCGCTCGAGGCTTGTGCTGGAGACTTGGAATCTGGGGAGAGCGTGCGGTAATCATAGGGGGCCGCAATCTTACCCCAGCACTCATGGCGCATTTCAAAGATCACTGGAAATATGGCATCAGGCCGGAACCCTTTTCCCCCGATGCGCCAGAAGTGTCGTCCGACAGCGCGCCATCCATTGCCCTGATTGCCGGTGACACCTCCTCGCTTGTTGCCGATCTGGCGGCGATGCGGCGAAAGTACTCCGAAGTCATTCTTCTGTCGGATACGCCGAGCCTCAAGATAAACGGCTTGCGACCGGCGGATGTCGGCGGAGAGATCGGTGTTCGTCTCACCAGCAGTGGGAGTTCGGTCAATTCGGACCTGGTTCGCCGGATCCTCGATCTCGCGATCGCCATTCCTGCGACGATCGTTGTTGCACCCTTCATTGCGATTGCTGCCGCGGCGATCTACGCCATCGATCCAGGCCCTGTCTTCTTCCGCCATGCCAGGGAAGGTCTGTCCGGCAAACCAGTGCACGTCCTGAAATTGAGGACGATGTACCAAGATGCCGAACAGCGCCTCGAAGCATTGTTCCGGGAGAACCCTGCGATGCGGGCCGAATGGTTGGCCCACTTCAAGCTCAAGAACGATCCCCGCGTTCTGCCTGTTATCGGCCATCTCCTGCGCTCTTCGAGCTTCGACGAACTCCCGCAATTGGCGAACATCATCGCAGGCGAGATGGCGATCGTCGGACCGCGTCCGTTTCCGGAGTATCACCTCCTGGCTATGGACGGTGAATTTCGAGATAAGCGCCGTTCCGTAACGCCGGGGCTTACAGGCCTTTGGCAGATATCCGAACGAAGCAACGCGGATATCGAGCTGCAGCAGCAACTCGACGAGTTCTACATCGACAACCGGTCCCTATGGTTCGACTGCCAAATTCTTCTCAGCACAATCCCTGCGGTTTTCAAACGCAGGGGAGCTTACTGA
- a CDS encoding UDP-glucuronic acid decarboxylase family protein — MHGHKRIMVTGGTGFLGSFLCERLLREGNDVLCVDNFYTGSRDNVLHLLDDPRFEILRHDITFPLYVEVDEIYNLACPASPVHYQFDPVQTVKTNVHGAINMLGLAKRTKAKIFQASTSEVYGDPAVHPQPEEYRGSVNPIGPRACYDEGKRCAETLFFDYHRQYGVEIRVARIFNTYGPRMQTNDGRVVSNFIVQALRNEPITIFGNGTQTRSFCYVDDLIEGFIRLMGTPAGVTGPINLGNPGEFQVRELAEMVVEMTGSKSGIVYKPLPVDDPTQRKPDISRARQELGWQPTINLREGLDKTIAYFEWKLSGGARSVPGTKSRTAVTAYMPSPAAGLSVPEAAQLGN, encoded by the coding sequence ATGCACGGACATAAGCGAATTATGGTAACTGGCGGTACCGGGTTTCTGGGATCGTTCCTGTGCGAAAGGCTTTTGAGGGAGGGCAACGACGTCCTTTGCGTGGACAATTTTTACACCGGTTCACGCGACAATGTGCTGCATCTTCTCGACGATCCTCGTTTTGAGATTCTGCGCCACGACATCACCTTCCCGCTCTATGTGGAGGTCGACGAGATCTACAATCTCGCTTGCCCGGCATCCCCGGTTCACTACCAGTTCGATCCTGTGCAGACCGTGAAGACCAATGTTCACGGCGCCATCAACATGCTTGGCCTCGCCAAGCGCACCAAGGCGAAGATCTTCCAGGCATCGACGAGTGAAGTTTACGGCGATCCGGCAGTTCATCCACAGCCCGAGGAATATCGAGGCAGCGTCAATCCCATCGGCCCGCGGGCATGCTATGACGAAGGCAAGCGCTGCGCCGAAACACTGTTCTTCGACTACCACCGTCAATATGGCGTGGAAATCCGGGTGGCGCGGATCTTCAATACCTACGGGCCGCGCATGCAGACCAATGACGGCCGCGTCGTCTCCAATTTCATCGTTCAGGCGCTTCGAAACGAGCCGATCACCATCTTCGGGAATGGTACGCAGACACGCTCGTTCTGCTATGTGGACGATCTGATCGAAGGTTTCATCCGCCTTATGGGCACGCCTGCTGGCGTTACCGGTCCGATCAACCTCGGCAACCCGGGAGAATTCCAGGTTCGCGAGCTGGCGGAAATGGTCGTCGAAATGACGGGCTCTAAATCGGGTATCGTCTACAAACCTCTGCCGGTGGACGATCCGACACAGCGCAAGCCGGATATCAGCCGCGCAAGGCAGGAACTTGGCTGGCAGCCGACGATAAACTTGCGTGAGGGCCTCGATAAAACAATCGCCTACTTCGAGTGGAAGCTTTCTGGCGGAGCAAGGAGCGTGCCCGGCACCAAATCTCGCACGGCGGTTACGGCATATATGCCTTCTCCGGCCGCCGGTCTTTCCGTGCCGGAAGCCGCACAGCTCGGTAACTGA
- a CDS encoding glycosyltransferase family 4 protein produces the protein MKVLVSAHRLEIGGTQVNSIELAAHMRDRYGHDIVFWAQPGPMLKLVEAKGLKFIPAPDARVHPSLARMKSLRTIVREEVPDLIHAWDWWQGLDVYLSVHLPWKKPLVITDMMMGVSRVLPKTIPTTFGTPFVVRSAKAAGWRRAELLLPPVDVEFNAPGAVDASAFRQQYSEPGTVLVVTVARLAALMKLDSLLRAIDAVQRLNGRVALKLIIVGDGTERARLEALARQTNELLKREAVVVAGPMVDPRPAYAAADIVIGMGGSALRGMAFAKPVIVVGEQGFAQAFLPETRDYFYDNGMFGQGDPASKESQLASELALMTQDGVDRDAIGVFGRDFVVRHYSLDAVGAVLDRVYRSAAVGRLSSTATASDAARTMYMYLRERRFSCPSRER, from the coding sequence ATGAAGGTTCTCGTAAGCGCGCATCGCCTGGAGATTGGTGGGACGCAGGTCAATTCCATAGAACTGGCCGCTCATATGCGCGACCGATATGGCCACGACATCGTATTCTGGGCTCAGCCCGGGCCGATGTTGAAACTGGTCGAAGCGAAAGGTCTGAAATTCATCCCCGCGCCCGACGCCAGGGTGCATCCATCCCTGGCCAGAATGAAGTCACTCCGTACGATCGTGCGCGAGGAGGTTCCGGATCTCATTCATGCCTGGGACTGGTGGCAGGGTCTCGACGTTTACCTATCCGTCCATCTCCCATGGAAAAAGCCACTTGTCATCACTGACATGATGATGGGGGTGAGCAGGGTCCTTCCGAAGACGATCCCCACAACTTTTGGCACTCCCTTTGTCGTCCGCAGCGCGAAAGCGGCCGGATGGCGGCGAGCGGAACTGTTGCTTCCGCCTGTTGATGTTGAGTTCAACGCCCCCGGCGCCGTCGACGCGAGCGCCTTCCGGCAGCAATATAGCGAGCCCGGCACCGTGCTGGTGGTGACGGTAGCGCGCCTCGCAGCATTGATGAAACTTGATAGCTTGCTGAGAGCGATTGATGCCGTTCAACGGCTAAATGGGCGCGTTGCACTCAAGCTGATCATCGTGGGCGACGGAACCGAGCGGGCAAGGCTGGAGGCGCTGGCGCGCCAGACAAATGAGCTTTTGAAGCGGGAGGCCGTCGTTGTTGCCGGCCCCATGGTCGATCCGCGGCCGGCCTACGCCGCAGCCGATATCGTGATCGGCATGGGCGGCTCGGCGCTGCGGGGGATGGCCTTTGCCAAGCCTGTCATCGTGGTTGGCGAGCAGGGCTTTGCGCAGGCATTCCTGCCGGAAACCAGGGACTATTTCTACGACAACGGCATGTTCGGTCAGGGGGATCCTGCCTCGAAGGAAAGCCAGCTCGCATCCGAGCTCGCGCTGATGACACAGGATGGCGTCGACCGGGATGCGATAGGAGTATTCGGCCGTGACTTCGTGGTGCGCCATTATTCGCTCGATGCGGTAGGGGCAGTTCTGGACAGGGTTTACCGCTCCGCGGCCGTGGGCAGATTGAGCAGCACGGCTACCGCATCCGATGCCGCCCGCACGATGTACATGTATCTGCGGGAGCGCAGATTCTCCTGCCCCTCTCGCGAGCGCTGA
- a CDS encoding response regulator transcription factor → MNSALIPNFDLRQENVTLPLKIENSSTASILPSRPKHSLVILDNRELDRQCLAQCMAAHKTDLLILAFGTVEEWKQKRDEYPPLSAILLNIGGKKIDEPAVSEQIRSLSSEFGTIPVIVLADSDDFTQIVKALEYGAKGYIPASVSVSVCMELIALSVAGGVFVPASTLFAMRHLLESSNSTARPLAGMFTDRQAEVVEALRRGKANKIIAYELNLRESTVKVHVRNIMKKVKATNRTEVVFKINDLFEGITSAGANRDRIDTVGRSTVSSHH, encoded by the coding sequence GTGAATTCAGCGCTTATACCAAATTTTGACCTTAGGCAGGAAAATGTAACTCTGCCACTTAAGATAGAGAATAGTTCAACGGCATCGATTTTGCCGTCGAGGCCAAAGCACTCTCTCGTGATCCTCGATAACCGTGAACTTGATCGGCAATGCCTTGCGCAGTGCATGGCCGCCCACAAGACGGATTTACTTATCCTGGCATTTGGAACGGTTGAAGAGTGGAAGCAAAAACGCGACGAGTATCCGCCGCTTTCGGCAATCCTCTTGAACATTGGCGGCAAGAAAATCGACGAGCCTGCCGTTTCGGAGCAAATCAGGAGCCTTTCGTCGGAGTTCGGGACGATCCCTGTCATCGTTCTGGCTGATAGTGACGATTTCACTCAAATCGTGAAGGCGCTCGAATATGGAGCCAAGGGTTACATACCTGCCTCGGTCAGCGTCAGCGTCTGCATGGAACTGATCGCACTGTCAGTTGCGGGAGGCGTTTTTGTTCCCGCAAGCACCCTATTCGCCATGCGTCACTTGCTGGAGTCCAGCAACTCGACGGCGCGTCCGTTGGCGGGCATGTTCACGGATCGTCAGGCCGAAGTCGTAGAGGCGCTCCGGCGCGGAAAGGCGAACAAGATCATCGCCTATGAGCTCAATCTGCGAGAGAGCACCGTCAAGGTGCATGTTCGCAACATCATGAAGAAAGTCAAGGCGACCAATCGAACAGAGGTTGTATTCAAAATAAACGATCTCTTCGAAGGTATTACTTCAGCTGGCGCCAATAGAGATCGCATTGATACTGTCGGTCGTTCGACAGTCTCGTCACATCACTAA
- a CDS encoding acyltransferase: protein MIASNVKLDDSSVIHHPELVNLYGCTIGAGTRIGTFVEIQKNVLVGKDCKISSHSFLCEGVTLEDGVFIGHGVMFTNDTYPRAVNADGGLQTEADWVVIPTLVKRHASIGSNATILPGVTIGEAAQVGAGAVVTKDVPAGAIVAGVPARITGHVHDRSVDMQALGGMR from the coding sequence ATGATTGCATCGAACGTAAAGCTGGATGATAGCAGCGTCATCCATCATCCAGAACTCGTAAATCTTTACGGCTGCACGATCGGTGCCGGAACGCGCATCGGCACTTTCGTTGAAATCCAGAAAAACGTCCTCGTCGGAAAAGACTGCAAGATCTCCAGCCATTCCTTCCTCTGCGAAGGCGTGACGCTGGAAGACGGCGTTTTTATCGGCCACGGGGTCATGTTCACCAATGACACGTACCCGCGCGCCGTCAATGCGGATGGCGGTCTGCAGACCGAAGCAGACTGGGTTGTCATCCCCACGCTGGTCAAGCGCCACGCGTCGATCGGCAGCAATGCGACCATTCTGCCCGGGGTGACCATCGGAGAAGCCGCGCAGGTCGGAGCCGGGGCAGTTGTAACAAAGGATGTGCCTGCGGGCGCCATTGTCGCGGGCGTTCCGGCCAGGATTACCGGTCACGTTCACGACCGATCAGTTGACATGCAAGCGTTGGGAGGAATGCGATGA